The following coding sequences lie in one Oryctolagus cuniculus chromosome 7, mOryCun1.1, whole genome shotgun sequence genomic window:
- the FOXE3 gene encoding forkhead box protein E3 — protein sequence MDPPAAFSGFPALPSVAPSGPPPSPLAGAEPGREPEEAAAGRGEAEPGPAPGPGRRRRRPLQRGKPPYSYIALIAMALAHAPGRRLTLAAIYRFITERFAFYRDSPRKWQNSIRHNLTLNDCFVKVPREPGNPGKGNYWTLDPAAADMFDNGSFLRRRKRFKRAELPAPAPAPPGPPLPFPYAPYAPAPGPGLLAPPPPAAPGPAPPARLFSVDSLVSLQPELAAPDAAAAAFPPCAAASPPLYSQAPDRLGLPPTRPGPGPLPAEPLLALAGPAGALGPLSPGEAYLRQPGFAPGLERYL from the coding sequence ATGGATCCGCCCGCCGCCTTCTCGGGCTTCCCGGCGCTGCCCTCGGTCGCGCCGTCGgggccgccgccgtcgccgctgGCCGGCGCAGAGCCGGGACGGGAGCCCGAGGAGGCGGCTGCGGGCCGCGGGGAGGCGGAGCCGGGCCCCGCGCCGGGcccagggcggcggcggcggcggcccctgCAGCGCGGGAAGCCGCCCTACTCGTACATCGCGCTCATTGCCATGGCGCTGGCGCACGCCCCGGGCCGCCGCCTCACGCTGGCCGCCATCTACCGCTTCATCACCGAGCGCTTCGCCTTCTACCGCGACAGCCCGCGCAAGTGGCAGAACAGCATCCGCCACAACCTCACGCTCAACGACTGCTTCGTCAAGGTGCCGCGCGAGCCGGGCAACCCGGGCAAGGGCAACTACTGGACGCTCGACCCCGCGGCCGCCGACATGTTCGACAACGGCAGCTTCCTGCGGCGCCGCAAGCGCTTCAAGCGCGCCGAGctgcccgcgcccgcgcccgcgccgccgGGGCCGCCGCTGCCCTTCCCCTACGCGCCCTACGCGCCCGCGCCGGGTCCCGGGCTGCTGGCGCCACCGCCCCCGGCCGCCCCGggccccgcgccgcccgcgcgCCTCTTCAGCGTCGACAGCCTGGTGAGCCTGCAGCCGGAGCTGGCCGCGCccgacgccgccgccgccgccttcccGCCCTGCGCCGCCGCCTCCCCGCCGCTCTACTCGCAGGCGCCCGACCGCCTGGGGCTGCCCCCGACGCGCCCCGGCCCGGGCCCGCTGCCCGCCGAgcccctcctggctttggccgggccggCAGGTGCGCTGGGCCCGCTCAGCCCCGGGGAGGCGTACCTCAGGCAGCCGGGCTTCGCGCCGGGGCTGGAGCGCTACCTGTGA